The Xanthomonas sp. CFBP 8443 genome has a window encoding:
- a CDS encoding methyl-accepting chemotaxis protein, protein MNSLLQRYNVGRRLAAAFGLLILLSVLLVAAGLSSMSSARKQLDGIVKTNMEKIRLSSEMLDANSGIAVALRNATIVTSPEDNRKALATIAEQRQRYNESRDALYATAANAEGQKIRDTINVRREKARVLNDRVMALSESNQNAQAQALLISEAGPAMDSWQDAIRANVAMQRRVSQQAYAAAVTAMTTGRNALIAGGIAVVVISSLLAWLITRSLTQPLSLATRVAENIAAGKLDDEIHSDARDETGRLLASMKRMQSQLQAVLTAQLEMARRHDTGQISYRMDAAAFPGEYGRMVHDSNALAASHIAVKLRLAQIMGRYAIGDFSEDMDRLPGEKAVLTETMDTVKQNLTAMNREIGQLAGAAAAGDFSVRGDAQRFQYDFRAMVDSLNQLMATADGNLDALSKLLKSIAAGDLTARMHGEFQGVFARMRDDANATAEQLADIVGRIQTAAVSINGAASEIAAGNDDLSRRTEQQAASLEETAASMEELTSTVKQNAEHARQANQLAVGAAAVASQGGDVVSQVVSTMSGIETSSKKIADIISVIDGIAFQTNILALNAAVEAARAGEQGRGFAVVASEVRTLAQRSAGAAKEIKGLIDESVTRVAEGSVLVDQAGRTMQEIVASVQRVTDIMGEISAASQEQYAGIEQVNQTVTQMDETTQQNAALVEEATAAARSMEEQAVQLRSAVAVFKIDATAASHKRPAPAPASVAAVVKAQVAAATRAVRNAPKPSATSSNDASWQEF, encoded by the coding sequence ATGAACTCGCTATTGCAACGCTACAACGTCGGACGCCGCCTGGCCGCGGCCTTCGGCCTGTTGATCCTGCTGTCCGTCCTGCTGGTCGCAGCGGGCCTGTCGTCGATGTCCAGCGCCCGCAAGCAGTTGGACGGCATCGTCAAGACGAACATGGAAAAGATCCGCCTGTCGTCGGAGATGCTGGACGCGAACTCGGGCATTGCCGTGGCCTTGCGCAACGCCACCATCGTCACCTCGCCCGAGGACAACCGCAAGGCGCTGGCCACCATCGCCGAGCAGCGCCAACGCTACAACGAAAGCCGCGACGCGCTGTATGCGACCGCGGCCAATGCCGAGGGCCAGAAGATTCGCGACACGATCAACGTGCGCCGCGAAAAGGCGCGCGTGCTGAACGATCGGGTCATGGCGCTTTCCGAGAGCAATCAGAACGCCCAGGCGCAGGCGCTGCTGATCAGCGAAGCCGGCCCGGCGATGGACAGCTGGCAGGACGCTATCCGCGCCAACGTCGCGATGCAGCGCAGGGTGAGCCAGCAGGCCTACGCTGCGGCCGTGACGGCGATGACGACCGGTCGCAACGCGTTGATCGCCGGCGGTATCGCGGTGGTGGTGATCAGCAGCCTGCTGGCCTGGCTGATCACCCGCAGCCTGACCCAGCCGCTGAGCCTGGCCACCCGCGTGGCCGAAAACATCGCTGCCGGCAAGCTGGACGACGAGATCCACAGCGACGCCCGCGACGAGACCGGCCGCCTGCTCGCCAGCATGAAGCGGATGCAGAGCCAGTTGCAGGCGGTGCTGACCGCGCAGCTGGAGATGGCCCGCCGCCACGACACCGGCCAGATCAGCTATCGCATGGATGCCGCGGCGTTCCCCGGCGAGTACGGGCGCATGGTCCACGACAGCAACGCTCTCGCTGCCTCGCACATCGCGGTGAAGCTGCGCCTGGCGCAGATCATGGGCCGCTATGCGATCGGCGACTTCAGCGAGGACATGGACCGCCTGCCCGGCGAAAAGGCGGTGCTGACCGAGACCATGGACACGGTCAAGCAGAATCTGACCGCGATGAACCGCGAGATCGGCCAGCTGGCCGGCGCCGCCGCGGCCGGCGATTTCAGCGTGCGCGGCGATGCGCAGCGCTTCCAGTACGACTTCCGCGCCATGGTCGATAGCCTCAACCAGTTGATGGCCACCGCCGACGGCAACCTCGACGCCCTGTCCAAGCTGCTGAAATCCATCGCCGCCGGCGACCTGACCGCACGCATGCACGGCGAGTTCCAGGGCGTGTTCGCGCGGATGCGCGACGACGCCAATGCCACCGCCGAGCAGCTGGCCGATATCGTCGGCCGGATCCAGACCGCGGCGGTCAGCATCAACGGTGCGGCCAGCGAGATCGCCGCCGGCAACGACGACCTGTCGCGGCGCACCGAACAGCAGGCGGCGAGCCTGGAGGAAACCGCCGCGTCGATGGAAGAACTGACTTCCACGGTGAAACAGAACGCCGAGCACGCGCGCCAGGCCAACCAGTTGGCGGTCGGCGCCGCGGCGGTGGCCTCGCAGGGTGGCGACGTGGTGAGCCAGGTGGTGAGCACGATGAGCGGCATCGAGACCTCCTCGAAGAAGATCGCCGACATCATCTCGGTCATCGACGGCATCGCCTTCCAGACCAACATCCTGGCCTTGAACGCCGCGGTGGAAGCGGCGCGCGCCGGCGAACAGGGCCGCGGTTTCGCGGTGGTCGCCAGCGAGGTGCGCACCCTCGCCCAGCGCTCGGCCGGTGCGGCCAAGGAGATCAAGGGATTGATCGACGAGTCGGTCACCCGCGTCGCCGAAGGCTCGGTGCTGGTCGACCAGGCTGGCCGCACGATGCAGGAAATCGTGGCCTCGGTGCAACGCGTCACCGACATCATGGGCGAGATCTCCGCCGCCTCGCAGGAACAATACGCGGGCATCGAACAGGTCAACCAGACCGTCACCCAGATGGACGAGACCACCCAGCAGAACGCCGCGCTGGTCGAGGAAGCCACTGCCGCGGCGCGCTCGATGGAAGAGCAGGCGGTGCAGCTGCGCAGCGCGGTCGCCGTGTTCAAGATCGACGCCACCGCCGCGTCGCACAAGCGCCCGGCCCCGGCTCCGGCCTCTGTCGCGGCCGTGGTCAAGGCACAGGTCGCCGCCGCGACGCGTGCGGTGCGCAACGCCCCCAAGCCGTCGGCCACCAGCAGCAACGACGCAAGCTGGCAGGAATTCTGA